The Tursiops truncatus isolate mTurTru1 chromosome 9, mTurTru1.mat.Y, whole genome shotgun sequence DNA segment GGCCCCCGGGCCCGCACACGCAGACATACACCAAGGGTGAAAACTTCACAGTTATTTAATCTGCACATGTTCCAGAGaaccccctccacccctcccagctccccttcTCCGGCCCCTCAGTCTTTGAGTCCCTAAATCAGCCCAAGGAGCTGTCAGGGACTAGAGGTGGCTGGATTCTCAGGCAGAACACTAAGAAGGGCCCAGGGGCGTGGCCCGGCTGTGCCTAGGGCCCAGGCAGCGACAGCAGCTGTCTGACCCGGAGGAGCCGACTGTTGGTGGGCGCTGAGGGCCAGCTGCCCCGGGGGGCGGCCCAGAGCCGTGGAGGTCGCAGGGAGGGGCCTCCGCTGGCCCCCGGAGTGCTCTGCAGCGCAGGGCTGGGCTCCAGGGTAGTGGGAAGAGGCAGGTCGGAGAGGCAGGCCTGGGCAGACAGCAACTCCCACCGTGTCGTGGGGAGCAAGGTCCGGAGGGGCCAGCAACACTGCCAAGAGCCCGTGGAGGCACTACGGGCGGTACATGGCAAAGGCCAGGAGACTGAGGAGCAGGGTGAAGCCGGCCAGACCCAGAGTGGCGGTCAGGGGAAAGAAGGGCCGGTACTGGATCTGGCAGTaccagagcagcagcagcagcagaagcagcaggggcagcagcaggCTGCCTACTTCCAGCCCGGAGGGGCCTGGCTCTGACCCCGGTGGGCACGGTGGGTGTGAGGGACCCACCCGAGTGGACACGTGGCAGTGGAGAACACAGTTGGGAGGGAGGTGAAGGCTGCCCAGGGTCTGGGTGTCGTCTCCTAACAGTTGCCCTTGGTAGATGAGTCGCACGTGCTGTTCCCGGCCAGGAAATTGGGTCCTGAGGAGAGAGCGACCTGGGTAATAGAGCAGGTCTCAGGCAATCCTGGCCCCTTGCCCGGAATAActctcccaccctcacctctgTCCTCCACCTACCACCCAAGTCAGGGCCTCTAAGGGGGCCCCTCCTGCTTCAGGGGAACAATACGGTGTGTGATTtgggggcctcagttccctcatctataaacGGAGGGATAAGTCTCAGATATTGATATACTCAGTGGCCCTTCTAGGTCTGTGATCATTCCCACCCCACTCTTTAgcactttattcctgtcctctcTTCCCGCCTTACCTTTTCAGGGAGCCAATGGTGTCATGGGGCCAGGCCCTGGCCACCTGCTCTGAATCGTTGAGGAATTTCAGCCGAAGTACTAGGGGCTCCTGGGGGGAGTCTGGAGGTGGCGGTGTTGCTGGGAGCCCCACGCCAGGTTCTGGCTGTGCAGCCTGACCTCTGTGTCTCAGGCTGGGGgtctcagctcctggggcctcCCCTCTGATGCTGTCGGTGACCGCCATGGCTTCGCTGGGCTGTGTCGGTGCTGGGGTCCCTGACGGCTGGGGCAGTGGATCAGCGCCCTCGGCAGTGTGTGTTGAGACCCAGGCGAGAGCCAGCACCAGAAGGCAGGCAAGCACCGCGAAAAGGATGGTCACCTCATCACCCACCCCTTCGATCAGGGCCATGGCACCTGCCTTGCCCGCTGCGCTACCGAGCTGGAGAGGCACAAAGAACCCATGAGGGGCTGGCTCACCCGCCAGGAGCCCTCTGAACTTCGGGGGGGCTCCTGACCCCACCCCACCACAACTCTCCCACAGTCCTCAGACCTCTGCCCACATACCCGAGCCCCACCGTGGGACACGGACCGCTCTGACACCCAGTTACCCCAAACTTGCCCCACGTACCCCTTCCCATCACCAAATCCCTAGTCCTAATTTTTTGTAACCTGAGATCAGGTCTTCAACCAGCTGCCCAATTCACCCAAACCCTATTCCGAGGTCAGGGCCTTGACCTTCTAAGCGACTCTCCCCTAAATTCAACCTCCACCAAACTTCACCCCAAAGCTTACCTATTCTTCCCGTCTAGGTCATCCCAAAGTTTATCTACTCCTTCGTCTATTTCACCCCAAGCTTATCTACTCTTCCGTCGCTGAAGTTTCTCCAAGGGGGAAAAAggtctctccacacacacacctcccggTTACCATTTACCCAAACCCCGACCCGCGGCACGGGACCGCTTCCCAAGGCTTCCCCACGCCAAAAGTCAAACTGCGCCCTTTGGCAAACTGGAACCTCCGAGGGctgccaccccccacccaacTCGGCCCCTCCTGGTGCACTCAAACCCCACCCCGAGGCGGCCCGACCCCGCGCCTCCTCTGGAAGCCTCTCCAAACTCAGCCTGCTGCAGGACCCCAGATCTCGGCCGGGAATCCGAGACTTCGCCCTCCCCACCCTGATCCTCTATCACCCCTCCCATCTTCCcgccccccacacccacccccgaGTGGCGGGAGGGCGATCCCGGGGCGGGGCGAGCGGGGGCCAGCTGAGGTGGCGGCGGGGTGGGTGCGGTCAAGGCGCAGGGACTCACCGCCTGGCTCCGCCAGCCCCATAGCGGACCCTCAGGCACTTCCGGGCGGGAGGTGGCGAGGTCGCAGACACCTgaaggcaccccccccccccccccgccttcccCGCTGCCGCTGCGCCGCCGCCGCAGCCCGGAGTATTGTGGGTCTTGTAGTCCGACGCGGTGAGCAGTCCCCGCCCTCCGCCCTGCGGACCCACGTGCGGGCTCGACTACCCGGTCTCGGTGCCCGCAAATCGCTGAGGGGCTGGTGGGGGCGTGTCTGGGGGTTGTTCCAGTCCGCAGAGGTTTTGGGCGGCAGCAGCATCCTCCCCCTACCCCTCGGGCAGCCAGGGCATGTATCACTCCAGAAACTAACGTCAGCTGGAGCGTGTCAGAGCACCGGTGTTTCGAGATGCAGCCTTTGGGGAGCTCAGGTGGACCCTACCCCGGCCTACTCTTAAGTCAGAGTGGACGCCGGAAGGCATCCTGGACCCTCCAAATTGACTCTTCAGCCCAGAGCCCAGTAGCCTTGGGCTGCCCCACCAGGCTGGCTGAGGATATCCATCTTCAGGGCTGGCCACCGCAGCTTGGGCTGCCTTATTTACCTGGTCCCCTCCTCCACTTTGCCCCTGTAAGACTGTGCAAGAAGCATGGACTTTGGAACCTGGCACAAATGCTGATCCCTTATCCCGTGCTTATCAACTATATGACCTTGTGTGCGCTATTGAATCTCTTTGAACCTAAATTTCTTCGTTCCTAAAACATACCTCATAAGACAATTGTAAGGAAAAAATTAGGTGTTTCATTAAACAAGTGTGAAAACTATGTAGGGGATCTGTCATACAGCAGGTATTTGTTCACTTGGTATTAGAACACTTCCTCCACCCAAATCTGGCCTCAGAAATTAGGTATTTCTAGAGTATTGCTGTACAGGGGTTGTTGAGCCTCGGCCTGGCCCGGGCCAGTTAATTTCCATGGGTTTTCCCTCCCTCTGGGCTTCTATAGCCACAGAGAGGCACAGAGATCTTAGATCCTAGATTGTATAGACCAGTCTTGATTAAAAGTAATGCACCCTAGTGTTCTGATAGCAAATGCTTACTTGTGGGAGCAAGCACTCCAAATGTTGCCTTGGGACAGTCAGTTTAGATTTATAATATAAAGAACTAACTTATTTCTAgttccttccttcccatttattcatttattctagaaatattttttaaatgtatactatgtgctgggcactggctgACATGCTGGGAGTACAGTGAATCAGACTCTATCCCTGCCCTCTTGTCGCTCATATACTAATAAAGGAGACAAGTAGCCCACCAGTGCTAAAACAGGTATGTGCTGGCTGCCGGGGCAACATTTCTGAGGGACTCTTTACCCTCAACAGCTCTACTGGGAGGTACCTGGTGCAACTGCTTGCTGTCAATTCTAACTAAGCTTCTAAAAGATATGTTAGATATTGCTCTTAGACTTACAGAACATAGGGTAGGTGATTTGTTCAACCACTATATTTTGCagatgaagcccagagagggtgcAAGACATTCTGAAGGTCAAGCAGGTACGTAGAACCCACATCCCTCAGGAGTTTGGGAGGCCCCCGGTGTTGATTAGCTCGCAGCAGCTTCTTTGGAAGGTACAAGAAACTTAGGAATGGTGACTGGGTTGGTACTGGGGTAGAGTTGTGTAGGTAGCTGAATGCTGGGCAACTTCCTGCTGGGAAAAGACCCAGCTTGGCCTGGGAAGTGGAAGGATATGTAAAAAGGATGACTGTGCCAGAGGACATTGGGGTGTAGCCCTGGCAGGCTGATTGGCTGGGACCAGTGCTCTGCAAATGCCCCCTCTTATGGGGTTAAgaaaagttgggggggggggctagCAGAACTGCATACAGCTTTAGCAATGGGGATGCAGAGGAACTAGGACGTTGAGGGAACTCCCTGGCCCCAGGAGTGGACAGGAACACGGTATAGACAAGGGAGAGAGGACAAAGAAAATTGAGACAGTCATGTGGACTCTGGTGCGTGTCTTGAATGGGATGAGTGGGAAAGAAGACATAatatttgattcctttctcttcttccttccccctttcaGTGGGGTCCAGCTGTGTTCACTGGTCCTCTCCCGGTCCGGCAGTGGGTGTCTTCTTGGAGAGGCTGGAAGATAAGTGTGGGGACGTTGTTGTTTAAAGTGTCATTTCCAAGGGCCCCGCAGATGAAGCTCTCCTCAGGAAGAACTGGAAATAGAATCTGGGAATCCAGATTTCCAGCCTAGGTGCTGCAGCCGGCAATGGAGAGTCCAGGCAGGGCCCGAGAGAGAACCCTGGGTCGGCGTGGTCTCTAGGGTTGACCTCAGGGCCCTGGGACAGGGGAGCCTGTGCCGCACTGAAGGCAGGGCGATATAAGGGAGGCGCAACTGGGCCTGGCCTGGCGACCCTCCTCGGCCAATCAGCCGCGTTCATCAGTACCCTCGGGCGCAGGGCACTGTGCGGGCGCTGCCCAGAGATCGGACACCCCACCCAGACCAGCGAAGGGAGGCGAAAGCGACAGCCGGGGCCGGGAGGGGGGCAGTGCAGCTGTCCTCTCGAAGCTAGGGGCCCTCGCGGCGGGTGTAGGTGGGGCCTGGAGAGGAGGCGGAAGGGCCGAAGCTGGGTGGGAGGGGCCCGGCCGCTGGGGCTGGAGCGCGCGGCTCGGGGGTGGAGGCTGCAGAGCCAGCGAGCAAAGCGAGGGGCGGGGGCGCTGGGGCCCGCGCgcaggaggggcgggggcgggggcggcggggaggggggcTCGGGCTGCGTGTGCTGGAGCCGGCGGGGGCGGCGGTGCGTGCGCATGACGCGGGGGGAGGGCCCGGGCCGCGCGCTCCCGGTCCCGTTGTTGTTGCCGCTGGAGGCTGCTCCCAGGCAGCGGGATCGCGGCGCCGGGAAGCGCCCGGCAGCGGTGGCCACAGCGTGCGCGGCGGCGCCTCCCGGCCtcggcccccggcccccggccccatGCACTAGCCCCGCGCCGCCGGCTCCTTAGTCCCGGCCCCGCCAGCCCcgcgcgcccgcccgcccgccgccgctgccgctgccgccgcgcCGCCCAGGGATCCGGCCGGGCCCGCCTCGGGCCCCGCGGCTCCGGAACCATGAACTTCCAGGCGGGCGGGGGGCAGAGCCCGCAGCAGCAGCCGAGCCTGGCGGCGccggggggcggcggcggcggcggcgcggggggCGGCGGGCAGTTCGGCGGCGcagggccgggggccgggggcggcggcggccccTCGCAGCAGCTGGCCGGCGGGCCTCCCCAGCAGTTCGCGCTCTCCAACTCGGCGGCCATCCGGGCCGAGATCCAGCGCTTCGAGTCCGTGCATCCCAATATCTACGCCATCTACGACCTGATCGAGCGCATCGAGGACCTGGCGCTGCAGAACCAGATCCGGGAGCACGTCATTTCCATCGAGGGTGAGCTGAGCCGGGGGCTGCGGGAGCTGGGGCGCGGTGGCTTCTTCGGCGCCGGCCGGGGCCTTTGCTGGCCCGTTCCGGCCACGCTCTCCCCGTTGGGGGTCCTTGCGCGCCTGAGGTCGGGGCCACGCGGTTTGCTGATCGCTGGCGCTGCATAGCCGGCGGCCAGGCTTCGCCATTTCTCGTCCGGGAACActttggggctgggggcaggtcCCGTGCCAGGGGACAGGTTTTCTGATCTTAGTGCTCCAGGGCGTGAGGGTGGTGTCGCTCCGGGGACGGGTGCGCTCTGAACCACAGAGGTTCTGGGGTCCAGAGGCCAGGTCTGGTCAGGCATGGCCGGGTAGGGTGGGCGCGGCGGAGGGCCTCGGCGGGCCGGGAGGTGGGGCCCCCGCTGCCGGAGAGGCGTCTCAGCCGCTGTCCCGGCCCTGCCCGCAGCGGAGCGGTGGATCGGAGCCTCCGGTTAGTGGATGGCAGCATTCCCGGGCCCAGCGCCCGCGGGTCCCGGAGGGTGGCGCTCGCCGAGGCTCGCTCTTCCGACGCACACCCTCCACGCTGCCGCGGCCCGGCGGGCACGGGCCAGGCCTGGCGCGGGGCTTGCGCGCCGGGGCCGCGTGGGAAGCCCCGGCCGGGCCAGCGGCGCCTTCGCTGGGTCCCCCGCGCGCCGGGCACCCGCCGCTGCTCTCCAGGGAGCCGCTCGAGAGGCGGGCTCGGGGCTGGTGGGCGCTGACCGACCTCCAGGGACACAGCGCCAGGCGTCGGAGACTAGAACCCCGGGCCACTGAGCTGCCCAGCGCTCCTTTCTCTAGGCTCTCGGGCCCTGGACTTCGGCTACTGAGGGGCAGAGGAAGTGGGTGCACGCTGCTGGCAGATGTACCACGACCCCGGGTGTGGTGGGGACGGGCAGCACCGGCAGGCATCCCAGCGGCGTGGTGACCTTTGAACGCATGTGGGGCAGATGGGCCTGGCCCTGGGCCATCTGCTTCCTCCTCCGGCTCCATTTGCAGGGGGACGCCCACCAGCAGGTGGTGGGTTCGGAAATGCAGGCAGAGTGCAAGGCCTTTTGCTGATGACTTGGAGTTGTGGGCAGGGCCCTGTCCAGTACTTGGGCCTCAGAGTTAGGGCCGCACTCCCATCTTTCTCTCATTGTGTGAGGCTCTTGGGGGTGTCCTTCACCTGAACAGCCCGTTTCTGCTTTCAGAGGTCCCCGTGGCTGAGGAAGGCATAGTTGGTCTTTTGGGGGTAGGGGAACGCAGTTTAGAGCTGGGGTCCTGCTCTTTTCGTGTAGCATTCCCGTCTgccttctttctgtccttttcccaGCTCTCTCGCATCGCATCTCTTTCCTCTGAAGGCTGAGTTCACTGTGAACTAATTAGGTGGCAGAAAAAAACCTCATTAGCATGGATCTGAGTAAATGGCCTGAATCATCGGTGTGGCTGGGGACCAGGAGATGGCATTTGTGTGAGCCAGGGGCCCCAAAGAGAGGAGATGACCAATATTTCCTCCTAGATctgaaggggtggggggtggggggaagaaatGCCATTCCCTGCAGCTTCCCTGTTTCCCCAGAGGAAGTAAGTTCCTGACCAGCACCAAgatgcctcccccacccctcacagCCCCTTTTGGAGGGGCTGGGACAGCCCCAGGAGGGGTGAGGGATGGCGTccagagcagggagaggcagaATTGGCCGGATTCCACGTCTAACTCCCGCTTCCTTAACAGTACCCCCGCCCCCCCGAGCTCAGGAGGTCTCTGGCCCGGCATCTTCCGTGATGTGGAGGCCAGAGTTCCTGGGACACACTTGGGTTTTCACCCCCATCTTGAATTCAACACGATAGGCGGAATTTCCCCTTAGAGCCCTCCCCCGTGACCAGCTTCCCCATTGCGGTTTGGAAGTACCCCACATTCCGTCTGCTTAGCCTGGAAGCTTGGTATCACCATTGCGGATCCTGGGACCCAGTGTTTCATTGTCaccagggcccagctgctcctcacACATCCGTTCCCAGCTCTCCTGGTCCCTACTTCCCTGCTCTTTCTTGGCAAGACCTCccacctctttcttcttctcccctttttttttccagcctctCTCTTGGAACCCATCTTTATTACCCACCTCACCCTTGCTTTCCCACTCCTGTCGCCCCAGCTTTTCTGCTGTAGgcaggcaacaacaacaaaaaaaaaaaaacccagaaaactccTTCTCCGATTTCTGCCGTAtatccttcctctccccatctgCCAAACCATATTGCCGCCGTCCTGCAAAGCGGCGTCGGCACCTTCTCTCTCTGTGGAGGGAGGGCAGCAGCTTCTCTGGCGGGCGTTTCCCTGCTCACTCTCTGAGCCTGACCGAGGCCCCTGCCAGGGCCCAGCGGACTTGGGTCGAGACTGTTACATAAACACATTCATCGCCTGGGAGGCTGATCCTATGTTTACTAGGGGTGAGCCTCTTAGGGGAAAGGGATGACATTTTCCTAGGGTGTAAGAAGCCTCATTCAGTAATACTTTAGTGAAGGGTGCGTTTGAGCTTTGAAGGTGACTGCGGAGATGCGGTCGGGATGCATTTGGGACTGAGGAAGCGTGGTGGCACCTTGCCCTCCTGTATTCTCTCTGTCTGCTTCTGTCAGCCCCTCTCACCCCGTGGCCAGGgcaggaagaagcagaggaacttTGAGCTTTCCTGTGTTTCAGGACAGGATCTGGAGGGAGGGAGTTCCTTTTCCCACCAAAGtccaaggaaagagaaaacctgTCCACCCTACGGTCTTAAGGAACGAGCGGAATGTCACCAGGAGCTGGGACGGAGGCATAGACAGCCTACTGCGTGCGGAGCCCTTGAGCCACTCTCACCTCCCTGGTGGGTACACCGAGGCTCAGAGGAGCGAGGGACCTGCAGCGAGGGGTGCTCCCGGGGCTTGCTCGGGTGTCCTGGCTGTGTCCTAGAAAGAGGACACGAAGGAACCAGGCCTTGGTCCAGATGGGGGACAGTCTGGGCATACAGAACGCAGGGGTGCTGGGCCAAGTGAGCCAGAAGCCAGGATGAGGTGTTGGGAGAAGCAGCCCTTGGGGTCCCAGCAGGTGGCCTGGAAAGGCAGGCTTGTCCCTGAGTCGATGTGAGCCCGGGGAGGTCTGCCCAAGGGGAGGCCCGCATGGAGGGCCTGGAAGCGGACTGTGGCCCCGGGAGGCTACTGCTGCGGCAGGAACCCGGCTTTGTCAACTGGGTGACTTGTTCCCTTGGCCCTTGGTTTTCCCCCAGGGGTTTTTAAGCAGTGAAATTCCTCGGAGAGGCACCGTCTGCCTGCCCCTGTGGGCTCCGGGCTTGGTAACATTCTGAAAGGACTCAGGTAAAAAGAGGTGCGGGTTTTCCTGTCTGGTTCAAAATTAGGCTGAAGAGAGAAGGGGGTCCGGACCTGTGGGCAGGGCAGTTGGAGGGGGCAGCCTCAGCATCTGCAGGCTTCCCTGCAGGCCTGCCCAGGGCTCTAGAGTTTGTCCCCTGTTTCGTCTGTGTGCTGTGACTAGATCCCAGCAACAGCGCTCTGATGCAGAGAGCCGAGTGGTGTGCGTTTTGGAGACAGAGAAGCCCTCTCCTGAGCTGATTCCCTTCTGCCTGCTCCTCGGGGTGGGCGTCCCCCAGCCTGCTGCTAATTCTCGCCTGTGGGACTTGCTCAAGTCTGCGTTTCTGAGGCTCCCTCCCGTGGGTTCGGGATGGGGGCCCAGGGATCTGCATTTGTAACTTCCCCGGCCCCTTCTGGGAATTAGCTGGTTTGGAGAATGAGTGCCTGGTGGGGGACTGGTTATTTAGGACTTTGCACAGAAGAGCTCTAGGAGTTCTGAAAAAGAGGATATCAGTGTGGGTGCCAGTGGCCTGGGAAAGCTGCGTTTGTTCCAGATACATTTATTTAGCGCCTACTGTGTGGTCCAGTCGCATCTAGCGCAgtggagagcaggaggggagagagggggctgagccagcgctctagaccCTGGAGGTGAATGGATCAGCGTGTAGGAGGTGCCAGAGGGGGGATTGGGAGTGGCAGGAATAAAGGCCGGGTTTTAAGAAAAGCAGGGCGGAGATG contains these protein-coding regions:
- the TMUB1 gene encoding transmembrane and ubiquitin-like domain-containing protein 1 gives rise to the protein MALIEGVGDEVTILFAVLACLLVLALAWVSTHTAEGADPLPQPSGTPAPTQPSEAMAVTDSIRGEAPGAETPSLRHRGQAAQPEPGVGLPATPPPPDSPQEPLVLRLKFLNDSEQVARAWPHDTIGSLKRTQFPGREQHVRLIYQGQLLGDDTQTLGSLHLPPNCVLHCHVSTRVGPSHPPCPPGSEPGPSGLEVGSLLLPLLLLLLLLLWYCQIQYRPFFPLTATLGLAGFTLLLSLLAFAMYRP